Below is a genomic region from Gemmobacter sp. 24YEA27.
TACAGTTTTGCCCTGTGTCAGCGCCGATCTGTGCCGACTCCTGCCCGCTGAAGCCGCAATCAGCGATGCGGTCCGTGGTGAGATTTGCACGGGAAATGCCATTCTCAGCGCAGTATAGCGGCAGCCTGGTTTGTAGTGCTTTTGGCGGTTCCGATGGACGCCGGCTTGAAAGGGCAAACTGGTTTTGCCTGAAGTTGCGGGAGCGAAGTTCGCTGCAGGTGGCCTTGGCACTGGTCACCAAGGGTCTTCGATCAATCTGACAGTCGGGCCGGTGAAGCCGCGCCGGGATGCCAATCGGTGTTGAATGTGGCCTTCCCCTGGGAGACGCGTAAGCGGTGCGCGGCGCCCTTTGTTTTGGCTTTGTTCTGCTTCTTGCATGCGAGCCGCAAGTGAGCTTGGGGGAGTTTTGCAGTGGTGCAGAAAACTGAGCACCGGATGGAGGTCTGCGGATCGCCTGGCCTGCCTCGGATCCAGGTGATTGATGGGCCGACCGGTCCTGGGCGAATGATCTGAAGGCGCGGATCGTGGCAGAGAGCTTTGGCCCGGCGGGCGGGTATGCGACCCTGCGGCCAGATGCGGCGTGATCGCGCGGCATCTGTCGGGCTGGCGGGCGCTGGCGCGCACGGGGCAGGTCGTTCTGCCCGGGGCGGATACTCCCGCGAACATGCCTGCCTTCGTGCTGCGGGTCGTCGCGGCTCCGGAGCCGCCCGCGCGTTTGCCCATCCCTTGCCCGTGACCTGTCAGCGGATGCGGCCCGGCTCGGGCTGCGGCGCGGGTGGCGGCGCGGGTGGCGGCATTGAGGCCGTGCTGTGATCCTCCCGGAGCAGACGGTGCGGATCATGATTGTGACGAGGCCCGTGGACATCCGCAAAGGCCATGACGCTCTGGCGGCTATCGCGCAGGGCGAGCTCGGCTCTACACCGGGCGCGGGCGTGATGGTGGTGTTCCGTTCGTGCCGTGGTGACAGGATCAAAATCCTGCTCTGGGACTGCAGCGGGGTGCCGCGGCTGTCGCTGGAGCAGTTCGAGGCGTTGCCCGCGGGTCTCGACCGGCGCCTTATCCGGGCGCCGCGCCCTGTTCTGCCCGGCGCCGCAGAATGACCACTTGCCACTGTAAATCATAGAACTCTGCACGGATCTGCAGTCCGAACCGGCATGCCTGATCCCGCGGATTCTCCTGATCTCGAAGCTCTGCTGCCCATGCTGCGCCCGGCCTCTGAGGCCTTGCAGAATCGGGTGTCAGGTCCTGAATCGCTGACCGAGCGGCAGGATCATCTGATCGCCGAACTGCACCATGCGCTCTTCGGCAAGCAGGCCGCGCACCGCTACAGGGATCCCATCAGTCCGGTGTAGATATGTCTTGACTGGCACCATAGCTGCCCGAGCACTCGACCCCGACACGGCCCAGATCGCCGAAGGACCGCATCCACGCCAGCATCAAACGATAGCGATGCCGTGTTGTCGGGAAGCTCTCGGTGCCGGGAACACGGTCTCGGTGGTCGACGACGGCCGCGACATGCAAATCTTTGTGTGTCTCGACGCCACCGATGACATGAGTTTCTTCTGGACAGACTGCCATCCGATTATCCTCTCCTGGATCGCTTATTCGCTCGTTGCGCCGAAGGATGCAGGGACGGGACAGTCATGGGACCGAATGGTCATGCCCTTCTGGAGCCACGTCGCACCTTCGAGGCCAGGCCTCACCGCAGGACGTTCCCGGATGATCGACAGGTCCAGGGAAATACATGTGTCAGATCGATTTGGATCGCTCGGAGTGAGGATCAGAACACATCGGAAAGCCCTGCGGCAGCAATCCAGCGAAGGGTCGATCGGTGTTTGAGTCAAACTATCCCAGAACTGCCATCAAGCGTATGACGGTCAGAAGGATGCAGCAGAGTTACGGCTTTTCCGCGTCGCCCTGCCGTCATCACCAGTTTGCCCATGATCAGTGAGGCACCCCGATCTGCTTTCATCGTCCACCCCACAGCGCGCCGTGAGAAGAGGTGGGCAACGACCGCACCGCAGAGCCTGCCTTCCGCGGCCCGGATGCGGCGGACCTGGGCCGTCCACTTCTGGTTCGCCCGGGTCACGCTGCCGCTCAGATCCAGTCGAGATTAACATGGGTTGGCGGATATGTTTCGGCCACCCGGCGGCGCAGCTCGCGAAATCTCTGGCGCAGCTCGGGGAATTTGCGCTCATGGGTCTCGGCCACGAGGCTTTTGACCCGGGCGAAAAGCCCGTCGCGCTCCATGGCCTCAAGGATTTCCAGCTCTGCACCCTCGATATCGAGCTTGAGGAAGCCGATCTGTCCCTTTTCGCGCAGGAAGGCGGGGAAATCGATCAGCTGCACCTCGACAGAGTTTCCTTCATCAATGCCGCGCCCGCCATCGAGGATGGTGTTTTTCACCGAGGCCCCCACCGGATTGGCGTCGAAATTCCCGGCGCGCATCAGGCGGACGGTGCCGGCGCGGGTGCCGACGGCGGAATTGATCAGCGTGACATTCGTGGTAGCACCGAATTTCTGCTGCAAGGCCGCAAAGCAATCCGGATCGGGTTCAAAGGCGATCACATCGGCGCCGGTGGCGGCAAGCTGCGCCGTCACCACGCCCATATTGGCGCCGCAATCCACCGCCAGATCCCCCGGCCGCAGCATGGCACAGATGCCGGTCAGATAGCCCTCGGCCCAGGCCTTGCGCATATTGCGCTTCTGGCGGCGGATCATCATCTCGGCCCGCTGTTCGGCCTTTGACTTCGGAGCGCTCGCGTCAGTGTCAGGCGCGGCCTCAGGCGGCGCAGCTTTCTTGCGCGCGGCCATTACTCCTCCAGCGCCTTTGCCGGATCGACGCCGATCTCTTCGCACATCCGCGCGGCATAGGAATTCGCCAGCGGCACGTTCTTGCGCCACCAGGGCCTGGTGCCATTGGTATAGAGATGCACCGAGAGCGTCTGATCGGTGAAATGACCCTCGACGCGACCATAGGGGTCGTAAAACACATCATTCAGCTGGAAGGGCACCGGGTAAAGCACATCGGGGCCGAGCGCCTTCTCATAATCGCCGGTCTGCTGGGCGAAATATGTAAAGGCCTGGGGGCCAAAGGCGGTGCGTTCGGCGTTATAGATCCGCACGGCCTGGGGCAGCGCGTGGTCCTGCTTCTCGATGCGCTTTTTCTGCTGTTTGTTGAACCAGGCCGGCGCCTCGGGCAGGTTGTCATAGTAATCCAGCAGCTGGTGGATCAGCTCGCCATCTTTCGGAATATAAACCACGCCGCAATTCAATGCGCCGCGAAAGCCATGGCCGGCATAGATATTCTGCATCTCGTCGGGGAAGGGCTTATGGCAATAGGCGTCGCAGTCGATCCAGACCGCGTCGGTTTTCTGGATCATCTTGTAGCGGAACACGTTCGAGAGGAAACTTTCCGAGGTCTGGGCCACGATGCCCATGTCGATATCCATGATCTCGGTCGCGGGGCGGACCTCGATCCCTTCAGGGACATTCGAGACTTCTTCGGTGCAAAAAAGCGTGGTCGGATGGCCGTGGCGCATATGGCTCAGAAGACAGAGCTGGTTCAGGTAATGCAGGCGCGGGCCAATCCAGAGAGAGGCGACCGGGCGGCGAACCGGGGGGCGGCGTACTGGGGTCGACAAGGGCGGAACCTCAACCTTTATTGTTTCAATTCAGGATACAGTATTGCCGCATCCCCCAACAGAGTCCTGCTCGGATCCCGGCTGGATTATTCCCGATCCTCATCACGCGGCGAGGGTTTTCCTGTGGCGCAATGGTGGCGGGAAGGTGATTTTTCTTCCTGCGCTAGGATGGGGCGCCGCTGGCCGGGTGTCTCGCGATGCGGAACACTGTCAGCCCGGCATCAAAGCCGGGGGCGGCGATGTAGCCGGCCTCCATCACCCTGGCATAATCCTGAAGCCGGTCGCGGCCGGCCTCGATCAGACGGCCATAGAGGAAGATCTGGGCCGGGCTGACGCGGGTGAGAATATCGGCCAGACCCTCGGGCGTGATGCGCGGGTCGGCAAGCAAAAGCGCCTCCGGGAGGGTCCTGGCGATCATCTCAGACAGGGGGCTGTCTTCCATGAGGCACAGCCGCTCCCCCGGGCGGCACCCGTTTTGCGCCCATACCAGATCCAGCACGCGGCGCAGCTCCGGCTCACCCTCGCTCACGCTCAGATGCAGATCGGGGCGCACGGCGGCGAGATGCGCGGCAAGAAAGCCTGCCCCTGCGCCGATCTCGGTCACCCGCGCGTCTTTGGCAAGGATCTGCGGCAGGCGTCTGGCAAGCCCGCGATCGAATTTCCCCTTTGCAATCAGCGCGAGGCCGGGGTTTGAGAAGACGCCAGGATCAAGTGGCAGCACCACGCCATGGTTTGCCACCCAGTCCCCCGCATAACCCGGATTGGCGCGCGGCTGGCTGAGATAGCTGCCCGATGGCAGCGCCTCCATCGCCTCACGCGGCGCGGATCTGCGCTTTTCGCGGGCGGCTTCGTTGCGCGTCTTTTCGATATCGCTCATCAGGGCTGCGATCTTTTCCGGGTCGCGCGCCTGGGGCGGTTTGGCGACGATTTCCTGAATCGGCACCTGGCCCGCACGGGCCAGATCGGAGACCAGCGCGCTATAGGCCTCAGTCCCCCGGATCTCGGCCAGCCGCTGATCGACACGTGCCAGCGCCGCCTCGTGCAGCCGCGCCAGAACCGGGTCTTTCAGCAATTCAAGGATGATCTCATCGCGCCGCGCCGTGTAGCGCAGCATGGTGTCATCCCTGACCTCATTGCGGTCCTGGAGCGACCAGTAATCGGAATTATACTTGTCTTTCTTATTGTTGACATTGCCACGCAGCTTGCGGATCGCGTAAGAGTCGACCGATTTCACTGCATAATGATTGAGCTGCACCCAGTCATAGCCGACCGTCCTGGTGATCGACCGCCAGCCGCGAAACTTGAAATAATCCTCCATCTCGCGGCCCGAGCCGTTCAGCCATTTCACCTCATCGGCGAAACCGGCCTTGATGGCTTTGGTTTTCATCTTGGGGCGGTGGATGCCGAGCTTCCAGTTTTCCGGGTCGAATTTGAAGAGCGTTTTGACCCCCCAGCCCTTGTTCCAGTCCTGCGGCGCGGCCATCAGATATTGTTGCGACACCGGGGCGGTGGACCAGTCGACCACGCCGCCCGAGCCGAAGATGCGCCAGGTCACCACGATCCCGGTGGCGTCCTGGGCTTTGGCGGCGGCGATCAGATCATCCAGCGTGCCATCGCCGTAGCGGATCGAGAGAAACTCATCGGCATCAAACACCATCACCCAGTCGGAGAGACCCACAACCGGCTCCTCCTGCGCATAGTTCAGCGCAGAAGGCTGCGGGCGGATGCCTTCGGGAATGTCATTCCTGCGGTGATGGGCAAGCCCGAGTTCTTCGAGCCGGATCAGCATGTCATCGGTGCCGTCGGAACAGTCATTGGTATAGACGACGAGATCCGAGAAGCCGACGGCAAGGTGATGCGCCACCCATTCGATCACATAGGGCCCCTCATCCTTCATCATTGAGACGGCGGTGACCTGGCCATGCGGACTGGCATGGCGCTTCAGTGCGAAGGGAACGGTCGCGAATATCCCGGACGCGCCCCGGGGCAGGTCCGGACGCGCGTCAGGGTCAGGGTCACGGGTCGCTTTGGCCTTCCGGATCTTCGCCACATGACCTTTGCCCGGCTGTGCTTTGCCCTCTCGTGCACTTGCCGCACTTGTCCCAACAGAAGACTTCGCAATGGCCTTTCCTGCCAAAGCCCCGGCGGCTTTCGCATTCTGACCGGCCCCGGTTTTCGCCTCACCCATTCTTCTTCTCCTGCAGTCGGTCTTTGTTTAGCCTGACATTCCGGGCAGCGATAAGGCGGGAAAGCTGAGAAATTTTGACCTGTCTCACAAACGGACTTTGCCGGATCGCAGAACAATCACCAGGTTTCGTATGGATTGCGCCCAACTGCCGCCATAGTCTTGGCCGTAAGATCGGGCAGAGTGCAGTAACAAGAACACGGGCAGTGAAAGAATGACCGAGGCAACCCTTACCATCGTCGCAACCTGTAATGGTGTCGAAGTGCCGGACGCGCCCATCCTGGGGCCACGTATGATCGAGGCGATGAACAATCACCGTTATGAGCGCCAGGAGATCGAATGTGGTCTCGCTGTGATCCCGAAAGGCGCCCGGATCCTCGAGATGGGGGCGGGGGCAGGGGTTGTCGGCGCGGTACTGGCAAAGAACTGCGCGCCGGTTTCGATCCTGTCCATCGAGGCCAATCCGGGCCTTCTGCCCCATATCAATCGTCTTTACGCGCATAACGGGTTGCAGGATCTGATCTCGGTGCGCCATGCTGTGGTCTTCAGCGCGCCCGATGCGCCCGGGACAGTTACTTTCAATGTGGCGGGGAATTTCCTCGGCTCTTCGCTGACGGAACTGCCGGGCAAAAAGACCCGCGCGGTCGAGGTGCCGGTGCTGCGCTACAGCGATCTGACCAAAGAATACCCCCATGATACGATCATGATGGATATCGAGGGCGGCGAGCTGGATTTCCTGCGCCATGCCGATCTCTCGGGCGTCAATCTGGTGATCCTCGAAATGCATCGCGATGCCTATGGTCGCGAGGGGATGCAGGAAATCCGCAATCTGTTCCTGGACAAGGGCTTCACCCTGAATGAGGAGCAAAGCAAAGTCGGGGTCCATATCTGGTGCCGGCTTATGGGCCCGGACCAGGGTTGAATGAAAATGATGCGGGAAGGCGCGCGCGGACAGATGCCAGGCGATGATGCGGATGACGCTGGCGCCTTTGCCGAAAGTGCCGGGCCGGGGGTCAGGAAGGCGATGCGCGAGCCGATGCCGGCACTATTTCCACGCCCTGACGACGTCACGGATGTCGCGCAGGCCATCGGGCGCGACAGTTTCTTTTTGCATGCGGGCCTGATTGACGCCTGGTTCATCCGGCGTTCGGATGTTCTGCTGGTCACATTCGACAATCTCGGTTCGATCGGCGAATATGAACCGCCTCAACCCTGGCTGCAGGCGCGAGCTGCAAAAGGCGGGTTTTCGATCCTGGGGCTGATCGCAAGCCAGCGGGACTGGTATCGCAACGAGGATACACCGGCGCTGATCCGCGCCTTGCGGGACGCGGGTTTTTTTGCAGGTTTTCGCAGGGTGGTCTTCGCCGGCGCTTCGATGGGGGGCTTTGCCGCGCTCAGCCTTTCCGCGCTAGTGCCGGGCGCGGTGGTGCTGGCCTTCAGCCCTCAGTCGACGCTCGCGCCCGGGCTGGTGCCCTTTGAACGGCGCTATCCTTTTGCCCGCCGGAAATGGGACTGGCAGAGCGCAGGCTGTGACGCCGCGCAGGCGGTGCAGGGCGCGTCTGAGGTCTGGCTGATCTATGATCCTTTTATCCCCGAAGACCGCGCCCATGTGCGTCGCATCGTGGCTGCGGCCCCCCCGGCGTCACCCGCGAGATCCGCCTTGATCACCTCGGCCATCGCGCAATCAGGCAGCTGAAGGCGCTCGGGCTGTTGCAGGATCTGATCGAAGGCCTTGCCAGCGGTACATTGAGCCAGGCTGCATTTGCAAAAGCGTTCCGGGTGCGGCGCGAAAGCCTGGCCTATCAGCGCCTGCTGATCGCGGCAGCCGAGCGGCGTGGCCATCGCCATCTGGCCCTGCAGGCGCTGCGCCGGCTGGCGCAGGATGACAACAGCCGCTTTGCCCGCCGCAACAGTCGTCGCCTGCACCAGGAAATCACAGAAGCGGCCGCCGGGCATCAGGAGGAAGCCGCCCGAAAGGCCGAAATTCCCCGGACGGGGGCCAGGAAAGCGGCCCAGAAACAGCGGGACCCGGCTTCAAGCCCTCTGACCGGCCCCGCTTTCACATGTCAGATCATCGCGAATCCGGGCCTTAAAGCGCCCTTCTCCGGCGAAATCCAGACGCTGGCCGACGCTCTTTTCATGCCTGAACGCGCCAATGATAAGACCCTGGCCTCGGGTGTGCTTTACCGGGATGGCAGCTGGTGTGAATTGTCAAAGGGCTGGATCCGGGCGCTGAAGCCCATCCCGGCGCCGGCGCTCTCGGATCGGGACCAGATCCGGGATCTGCCGGGCACCCATCTTTACGGCGGACATTTTCGTGGCCATTTCGGGCATTTCCTCGTCGAATCGACCGCAAGGCTCTGGGCGCTCGACCACCTGGGGGAACAGCCCGAAAGCATCGTCTATCTGCCCTATCGCGGCGATGTGGCAGCGATTGAAAAGGCGATCAGGGGCCAGGCACCGTTCTTCCGGCTTCTTGGCATCGACCTTCCGGTACGCACCTTTGGCGAGGTGCAGCGGGTGGAGCGGCTGATCGTTCCCGAGCTTGGGTTCGGCTGGCTTGAACGTTATGCCGGCTCGCCCGCTTACCGGGATTTCATGCAAAGCCGCCTGAGTGCTGCGGCACCGGCAGAGGGGGGCGAAAAGCTCTATGTGTCGCGGGCGCGGCTGCCGGCGATCAAGGGCGGCATTCTGGGGGAAAGGGTGATCGAGGAGAATCTGGCCCGCGCGGGCTATGAGATTTTCCACCCCGAACGCCATCCGCTTGAAGTGCAGATCGCGCGCTACAAGGCGGCGGGGGTGATTGTCGCGCTGGATGGATCGGCGCTGCATCTGGCGGCCTATGTCATGCCAAAGGCCGGGCGCGTCGCGATGATCCTGCGCCGGTCCTCGGCCAATACCGCCGATTATGACCTGCAATTCCGCAATTTCGCCGATGTGACGCCGGATGTGATCAATGTGATCGTGAATGACTGGGTCGCGGGAGAGGCGGCGCGTGCCGATTTCCGTTCGGTCGGAGAAGTGGATTTCGCGGCTTTGTTCGACCGGCTGAAGGCGCTCGGCTATCTTCCCGCCGATTTCCGCCCCGAACTGCCCGGCGAGGGCGAAGTCCGCGCCATGCTGGAGCCGTTCCAGGGCCGGCGCGGCGATTCATTCCGTCCGCTGAGGCGCGGTGAAAAACACGGGGATGAAGACGAGTGATGCCATTTCGCAGCATGGCCGGGCTGTGAATAAGGGGGGCGAGTGATCGCCCCCCTATTCTTTCCGGTCAGGGATTGGGTCGCTTTGTCCTGTCAGCCTTCGAAAAAGACAAAGATCTTGCGGGTATGTTCCAGGATCTCCCAGGTGCCTTTCCAGCCCTTCGGCAGCATGATCGCATCCCCCGGCCCGAGCGTCTTTTTCGTGCCGTCGACATGGGTCATGACGATCTTGCCTTCGAGAAAGTAGCAGAATTCGGCGGCAGCTGACCGGTCAGCGGTGAACTGGCCCGGCGTGCATTCCCAAAGCCCGATCTCCAGCACCCCATCAGGTGAGGACCAGAGCGCATGGGCGGCCTCTTGCTGGCCAGGGTTCAGGGTGGTCGGCTTGTCTTTCAGCTGGCCGAGGTCGATCCCTGAAAGGGCTGTGAAAACGGAAAGGTCGATCATGGCTGTCTCCTGCAGGCGCGGCGGCGCGTTTCAGCGGCCGGTCAGTTTATTGGCGAGTGTGGCGAGGGGCGAGCTTTTGGTCCCGCCCGAGCGGGCTTCCTGGCGGTCGGCCAGGTGATACAGCCAGTACATTCCGTGGACACCGAGCCAGCGGAAGGGCTCGATCTCCCATTTTTTCGGACGGCGGTTGACCCAGGGCAGGCTGGTGCGTTCGGTATTACGGTCAAGGACCAGATCCGCGAGCGTCTGGCCCGAGAAATTCGAGGTCGAGACGCCGAGACCGACATAGCCGCCGGCCCAGGCCATGCCGGTATTCGCGTCCATGCCGGCGGTGGTGCACCAGTCACGCGGTACGCCCAGCACACCACACCAGGCGTGGTCGATCGAAAGCCCCTTTGTCTGCGGCAGCATCCGGTAGAGGATCTCGATCAGCGCCTCGACCGTTGCGGGCTGGGTCTGGCCGTTCACATCGGTTTTTGACCCGAACCGGTAGGGTACACCGCGCCCGCCCATGGCGATGCGGTTGTCGGCGGTGCGCTGCGAATAGCAATAGGCGTGGCTGGCATCCGCCAGCAGCTGGAACTTTTCCCAGCCGATTTCATCCCAAAGCGCGTCGGGCAGGGGCTGGGTCACGATCTGCGCCGAATTCAGCGGCAGCCATTCGCGTTCCTGCCCCTTGATTCCATGGGTGAAACCCTCGGTCGCGCGAACCACGCGTTTCGCCTTCACCGTGCCACGACTGGTGACCACGCGGCCCTTTTCGATGCTGGTGACGGCGGTTTGCTCGTAGATTTTGACGCCGCGCCGCTCGACCACTTCTGCCAGTCCGCGCACCAGTTTCGCCGGCTGAATCCGCGCCACATTATGGCGCACCAGCGCGCCTTTCGCATTCGGCACCCGGATGCGCGAGGCGGCCTCGGCGCCGTCTATCAGCTCGAGCCTTGTCGCGGGCACCTGCCACGACATCGCGGTCGCGTAATCTTCCTGCAGCCTCCCCCATTGCGCCGGGGTCTGGGCAAAGGTCAGGCAGTCGGTCATCAGGAAGTCGCAATCGATGCCTTCCTTTTGCGTCACCCGCTCCACCTCGGCCACGGTGCCGCGCAGCTGACGCTCGAAGTCGATCACGCCTTCGCGGGTGCCGGTCGAGAGGTATTTGTTCCGGCTCCAGCTGAATTCGCCCGAGCACCAGCCGCCATTGCGGCCCGAACCGCCAAAGCCCGCGAATTCCTTTTCGACAATCGCGATCCGCAGTGTCGGTTCGATTTCGGTCAGGTAATAGGCGGTCCAGAGCCCGGTATAGCCCGCGCCGACGATGCAGATATCGACGTCGATATTGCCGGGCAGCGGCGCGCGGTAGCCGGGCGTGCCGCCGATATTCTCATACCAGAACGAGACGCCACCGTTTTTCTTCGCTTGCATGTTCATCACCTGTTAGTGGCCCAGGACCTAATGTCCGCCTACCGAGCCGTCATCGGTCAGAAGCCTGCCATCTTCCGGCTTCCAGGCCAGCTCGATCCCGGCCCCGATCCCGAAGGCCTCGCCTTGCGTGGCGGTGCGCGCCACGATGGGCGTGCCGTCCGCGAGGAGAACTTCATATTTCATCGCAGATCCCAGATAGATCGCCTCTCGCACCATGCCCTGGATCACATTGCCGCGCCCGTTGGCCGCGCCCGTGCCGGGGGCCTGGACGGCGACATCTTCAGGGCGCAGGAGAATGACCTGCGCGCGGTCAGATTTCGGGATGCCGGGGGCCGAAATGGGGGTGCCGCCGATGTCCAGCGCGGTTTCCGCGCCATTCACCCGGTGACCGCCGCGCAGGATCGAGCTTTCGCCGATGAACTGGCCAACAAACAGCGTCTGAGGGTCAGAATAGAGCTGATGCCCGGTCCCGACCTGCTCGATCCGGCCTTTGTTAAAGACCGCGATGCGGTCAGACAGCACCAGCGCCTCTTCCTGGTCATGGGTCACATAGACGAAGGTCGATCCGAGCTCGCGATGGATGCGCCGGATTTCCAGCTGCAAGACTTCGCGCAGCTTTTTGTCAAGCGCACCAAGGGGTTCATCCATCAGAAGGACCGAAGGGTCAAAGACCATCGCGCGGGCCAGCGCGACACGCTGCTGCTGGCCGCCGGACAGCTCGGACGGGTAGCGATGCGCGAATTTCTCAAGATGCACCTTGGCCAGCGCGCCTTCAACCAGGCGGTCACGCTCGGCCTTTGCCACGCCGCGCTGACGCAAAGGATAGGCCACATTCTTCGCCACCGTCATATGCGGGAACAGCGCGTAATGCTGGAACACCACCCCGATATTGCGCTTATGGGCGGGGACATTGCTGATCGGGCGCTCGCCCAGCCGGATTTCGCCCCGGCTCAGATCGGTGAACCCGGCGATCAGGTTCAGCGTCGTGGTCTTGCCTGACCCGGACGGCCCGAGAAAGGACATGAACTCGCCCGGCTCGACCCTGAGCGACACATCATCCAGCGCGGTGAAATTGCCGTAGAATTTCGAACAGGCCTGGATGTCGATGGCCGCGCCCTTGCGGCTGCCGGTTTGTGCATTGGTCATGATTTGCGCCCTTTACGGGTTCCGAAGATAAGGCCCAGTCCGATGACGAGCGTGGTGGTCAGGAAGATCAGCGAGCCGACAGCGGCGACGGTCGGATCGGCGTCGCGGGTCATCGACGAAAAGATCTGCACCGGCAGCGTTTTCAGCTGCGGGCTGGTGATGAACAGGGACACGATGACTTCGTCAAACGAGGTGACAAAGGCGAAAAGCGCGCCGGACAGGATGCCGGGCCGGATCAGCGGCAGGGTCACGGTGAAAAACGTGGTCAGCCGGTTGGCGCCAAGGCTCGCGGCGGCGGTTTCCAGCCGCTGGTCAAAGACGGAAAGATTCGCGCCGACCGCGATCACCACGAAGGGGATCGCCAGCAGCGTATGCGCCAGCACATAGCCGGTCCAAGT
It encodes:
- a CDS encoding ABC transporter permease, coding for MKHFNPGKLILGLTVALIALWLLAPTIVVVPMSFADKKSLAFPPSGFSLKWYENFFTNPQWFNSFTTSLKVAVMVSVVATVIGTMAAIGIERMKSRAAGLIRMLLITPMVVPGVVLAVGVYAVYLTQGLVGTWTGYVLAHTLLAIPFVVIAVGANLSVFDQRLETAAASLGANRLTTFFTVTLPLIRPGILSGALFAFVTSFDEVIVSLFITSPQLKTLPVQIFSSMTRDADPTVAAVGSLIFLTTTLVIGLGLIFGTRKGRKS